A window of Halovivax gelatinilyticus genomic DNA:
AAAGGGTTTTTTGACCCCGGCACGCACCGAAACACAGTAATGCGGGTCCAATCGGCCCTCCTGATCGCGCTCACCGCCTCCCTCCTGTGTCTCGGGGCCCACGGCGCCGTCACCGCGACGGCAGACGCCCCCGGTGAGTCCGGTCCCCAGGATATCAGAATCGAGCTGTCTGCCAACGGTGATACGACGTGGTCGGTAGAACACCATTACGTCCTCGAAGAGGACGAGATCGACCGGTTCGAAGCCTTCGCCGACGAGGTGCGAACCGGTCAACGAGAGGTAGCGAACTACCACGCCACCTTCGAGAACTTCCACGCACACGCCGAATCCGGAACGGATCGAGAGATGAGCGTCGATGACGCCGGCTGGGACGATCCAGCAATCCGGACGATCGACGAAGTCGACGCCTTCGACGCCACGGAGGAGTACCCGGAGAACGCGACGGTCGGCACCCTCACGTTCAGCGTCACCATCACCAACTTCGCGGATACCGACGACGGCTACCTATCGGTCCAAGACGCTTTGCTCACCGCCGACGGAGAGCCGTGGATCGGCCATCTGGACTCGAACCAGCGACTTCACCTACACGCACCGCCGGACCACGACTTCGTGACGGCCCCGCACGGAATCGACAACGCCACGCTCACCTGGGATGGCGGCCAGGAATTAAACGCCGACGAGTTCGACGTCGTCCTCGTCGACCGCTCCGGCGTGAACGACCTCTCCTGGCTGCTCGTCCTCGGTGGCGGCGTCCTCGTGCTCGCGATCGCCGGCGCGCTGTGGTACGGCCGAACCTATCGGACCGACTGGAACGAACCGCTTCCATCCTGGTTCAGCGCGGACGAATCGACGACCGAACCGACCGACAACCGAGACGGGAGCGACCGGCCCGACCGGGCCCCTCCCGCCGTCGTCGCGAGCGACTCCGGATCGACGCCCGAAGACGTCGAACCCGAACTCCTGAGCGACGAAGAGCGCGTCACCCACATGCTGGAAGAACACGGCGGTCGCATGAAGCAGGCCGCGATCGTCAAAGAGACCGGCTGGTCGAACGCCAAGGTCTCGCAACTGTTAAGCAAGATGGACGACGACGACGATATCGATAAACTCCGTATCGGACGCGAGAACCTCATCACCCTCCCCGACGTCGATCCGACGGACGGAGAGTGAGTCTTCAGGTTCACCGAGATTCCGCGGGACCCGATTTCTTCAGGTGCCTCCCGACGGCACAACCGCTCGCCCAACAGTCTCGACCAATAAAGCCGCTCACTCGCCCGCTCGTTCGCGCCGGACTACGCCAGCGGCGTCCGTTCGACTACCTGCCACGTGCACCTTTTTCGCGTCCGGTTCGCTCCGCTCACCCTCCGCCAAAAATCTGCACCAAAAAAGCCGCTCACTCGCCCCGCTCGTTCGCGGTATTACGCGAGCGGCGTCCGTTCGACTACTTGTCCGTCGTACGTCGGGTACTACTCGCACGCGACCTTTTTCCGCTCGGGTCGCACCTGCGGCGCCGACCACTCGCGCAAAAATCTCGACCAAAAAACCGCTCACTCGCGTCCTCGTTCGCGGTATTACGCGAGCGGCGTCCGTTCGACTACTTGTCCGTCGTACGTCGGGTACTGTTCGACGATCTCGCCGTCGGTTACGTCGCCCTCGTCGATCATCTCTTCTAGGAGCCACCAGGCGACCTCGACGTGGTCCGACTTGACCGTGTAGAACTCTTCGGGCACGCCGAGTTCGACGAACCGTTCGGGGTCCGCTCGCGTCTTGCCGTAGACGAGCGTTCCGTCGTCGGTGACGTCGTCGAACTCGCGGCGAATCTGGCGGGCCATCCGCTTGAGTCTGCGGCGGTGCTGGGCGGCGTCTTTGAAGACGGACGTACAGAAGTACACCTTCGGATGATCGCCCATCTCGGCGAGTATGGTGTCGCGGTCGGTTTCGACGGCGCTCATGTGATTTTCCTTGAGTTCGTATCCCTCGGCCTGCATCCGCCGGTAGTTGCCCTGGGACATCTCGAACTCGTTTACGTTACAAAAGTCAGCCGCCCCTTCGTCCAGAAAGTCCAGAAACTCCGGTTCGGAGCGGATGCCGGGAATCTCGAACGCCGGGGTGAGACCCTCCTCGCGGGCCACGTAGAGGATCTCCTCCCACTCGGTGCCGTGGAGGTCGCCCCACAGCTCTAACGGCGGGTGAAACCGGATCTCGTCGAGTCCCGCTTCGGCGAGCCGTCGCATGTTCTCCCGGCCGCCGGTGATGCCGGTGTAGAGGTGCGTGTGGTGGTCGGCGCCGAACTCGTCTTTCAGCAGCGACAGGTAGTGACAGGTCCGTTCGAGTGCCTCCTGGGGCTCGCCGCCGGTGATCGACGTCCCGAGAGCGTCCATGCGATGAGCCTCTTCGAGAACGTCCGCGTCCGACTCGACGAGGCGCTCGTTCGCGTAGACGTCGGTGACGTTCTTGCGATTCTCGCCGAGCGGGCAATAAAAGCAGTCGCGCTGGTCGCAGTAGCCGTAGACGAACAGCACCATCTTGCCGCCTTTCGCGCACTGCTCACAGCCCTTCGAGATCATTCGATACCCCTGGTTACGGCCGCGCGGGCAAAAACGACACGCATTGGACCTGCTCTCGCATCGTACCGGATTTGCCATCGCATCGAACCCGATCTGCGCTCGCGACGGGACCGACGATACTGGAGTCGTCGACGCTGACAGTCTCCCCGAAGACGGATATACGCGGCGACCGTACCCGGAGTCGATGCTGCTGGTCCTGTGTGTGGACCTCGACGACGACCTCGGGCGCAAAGCCGGCTTCTCGACGCCGGTCATCGGCCGTGGCCCCGTCGAGGAGGCGGCGCTCGCGCTCGCGACGGCCGATCCCGAAGACTCGGACGCGAACGTGATCTTCCAGGGGCTCCACATCTACGACGAACTCGACGGCCGCGGCGAGAGCGTCGAGGTCGCCATCGTGACCGGTAACGAGGACGGATCGGTCAGCGCGAGTCGCGAGATCGGCGACGAGGTCGATACGGTGCTGGCGAGCCTCTCGACCGGCGAGGACGTCTCGTCGCTCGTCGTCACCGACGGCGCACAGGACGAATCGGTCCTCCCGGTGATCCGTGCTCGCGTCCCAATCGACGGCGTCAGGCGGGTCGTCGTCCGCCAGGCGCAGAACTTAGAGTCGATGTACTTTACGA
This region includes:
- a CDS encoding helix-turn-helix transcriptional regulator, whose protein sequence is MRVQSALLIALTASLLCLGAHGAVTATADAPGESGPQDIRIELSANGDTTWSVEHHYVLEEDEIDRFEAFADEVRTGQREVANYHATFENFHAHAESGTDREMSVDDAGWDDPAIRTIDEVDAFDATEEYPENATVGTLTFSVTITNFADTDDGYLSVQDALLTADGEPWIGHLDSNQRLHLHAPPDHDFVTAPHGIDNATLTWDGGQELNADEFDVVLVDRSGVNDLSWLLVLGGGVLVLAIAGALWYGRTYRTDWNEPLPSWFSADESTTEPTDNRDGSDRPDRAPPAVVASDSGSTPEDVEPELLSDEERVTHMLEEHGGRMKQAAIVKETGWSNAKVSQLLSKMDDDDDIDKLRIGRENLITLPDVDPTDGE
- a CDS encoding radical SAM protein; the encoded protein is MISKGCEQCAKGGKMVLFVYGYCDQRDCFYCPLGENRKNVTDVYANERLVESDADVLEEAHRMDALGTSITGGEPQEALERTCHYLSLLKDEFGADHHTHLYTGITGGRENMRRLAEAGLDEIRFHPPLELWGDLHGTEWEEILYVAREEGLTPAFEIPGIRSEPEFLDFLDEGAADFCNVNEFEMSQGNYRRMQAEGYELKENHMSAVETDRDTILAEMGDHPKVYFCTSVFKDAAQHRRRLKRMARQIRREFDDVTDDGTLVYGKTRADPERFVELGVPEEFYTVKSDHVEVAWWLLEEMIDEGDVTDGEIVEQYPTYDGQVVERTPLA